The following coding sequences are from one Paenibacillus sp. JDR-2 window:
- a CDS encoding ADP-ribosylglycohydrolase family protein — protein MKLTLQNYREKVTGCWIGKNIGGTLGAPFECKRGVFDFDFYTQELNGEPLPNDDLDLQLVWLNAAEKYGRNVNARILGEYWLSYIVPNWGEYGAGKNNMRQGLVPPLSGYVNNVFRDSNGAWIRSEIWACLTPGHPELAVKYAYEDAIVDHSHEGVYAEVFFAAIQSAAFVESNRDTLIDIGLSYIPEDSGIAKGVASVRASYAAGATWQEARVKLMNDVPGSFGILAMAKKDLPTDVPVGPMGYDAPSNVGITILGWLYGEGDFAKSICIANNCGEDTDCTAATLGSILGIIGGAASIPENWKEPIGDAIKTLCLNLGDQGLRIPKTVTELTDRIIRLTPLFLGSELCDYVTSSEGYTIETREGDGLYQHPEWVNAWIDRKFSDRLAQSPFTVEYDFTIFTVRLNYGAAPYVQEGKEMTFKLQVVNQLFIQQWLQVKWHLPEGWSISPSPVYAASLEHYHCNDGMTELEFTVTANGLTQSRYDLIVEITSNGRPTKGLIPVVLIHGKPGL, from the coding sequence ATGAAGCTGACATTACAGAATTACCGGGAGAAAGTAACGGGCTGCTGGATCGGCAAAAACATCGGAGGCACGCTGGGTGCCCCGTTTGAATGCAAGCGCGGTGTATTCGATTTCGATTTCTACACGCAGGAACTAAACGGCGAGCCGCTCCCAAACGATGATCTGGATTTGCAGCTGGTGTGGCTGAACGCGGCGGAGAAATACGGCCGTAATGTTAACGCACGGATTCTGGGCGAATACTGGCTCTCCTACATCGTACCCAACTGGGGCGAATATGGAGCCGGTAAAAATAATATGCGGCAGGGTCTTGTTCCGCCGTTATCCGGCTATGTGAATAACGTATTCCGGGACAGCAACGGAGCATGGATCCGCTCGGAGATTTGGGCATGCCTGACGCCTGGTCATCCCGAACTGGCTGTCAAGTACGCTTATGAAGATGCGATTGTGGATCATAGCCACGAAGGGGTCTATGCCGAGGTATTCTTTGCGGCTATTCAAAGCGCGGCATTCGTAGAAAGCAACCGGGATACGCTCATTGATATTGGTCTGTCCTATATTCCGGAAGACAGCGGCATTGCCAAAGGGGTAGCTTCTGTCCGTGCCTCTTATGCGGCAGGCGCAACATGGCAGGAAGCACGCGTGAAGCTGATGAACGATGTGCCGGGCAGCTTCGGCATCTTGGCGATGGCCAAGAAAGATCTTCCAACGGACGTGCCTGTTGGTCCTATGGGCTACGACGCGCCAAGCAATGTCGGCATTACCATATTGGGCTGGCTTTATGGAGAAGGGGATTTCGCGAAGAGCATCTGTATAGCGAATAACTGCGGCGAGGATACGGATTGTACGGCTGCAACCTTAGGATCCATTCTTGGCATCATTGGCGGGGCGGCAAGCATTCCCGAGAATTGGAAAGAGCCGATTGGTGATGCCATTAAGACGTTATGCTTGAATTTAGGTGATCAAGGGCTGCGTATTCCGAAGACGGTAACCGAGCTTACGGACCGTATTATCCGCTTGACTCCGCTATTCCTGGGAAGCGAGCTATGCGACTACGTCACTTCTTCGGAGGGTTATACGATTGAGACGAGAGAAGGCGATGGTCTTTATCAGCATCCGGAATGGGTAAACGCATGGATTGACCGTAAATTCTCGGATAGGCTTGCGCAAAGCCCGTTTACGGTGGAATATGACTTTACGATTTTTACGGTACGGCTTAATTATGGAGCTGCTCCGTATGTGCAAGAAGGCAAAGAAATGACCTTCAAGCTGCAGGTTGTTAATCAGCTGTTTATTCAGCAATGGCTGCAGGTGAAATGGCATCTGCCCGAAGGCTGGAGTATTAGCCCAAGTCCGGTATACGCGGCTTCGCTCGAGCATTACCATTGCAACGACGGCATGACGGAGCTGGAATTCACGGTTACGGCGAACGGGCTGACGCAATCCCGCTATGATCTGATTGTGGAGATTACTTCTAACGGACGGCCGACAAAAGGCCTGATTCCGGTCGTGCTGATTCACGGAAAACCTGGCCTATAG
- a CDS encoding amylo-alpha-1,6-glucosidase, producing MSISQQQELTINLEAMPFSRQGSYLALGQPPYFMDIEPGLYFRTLRGGNFDLPRREVFRIQLVTDGEVLGDVSMVASPAVLTMEHEKGSASFCWSDLDTLRVRGAGVGVRLVKATTGSYDFVYGFGGERCFINASTQRMNYRVEALSGHLHIMSVWEEVKSTDIVLELAPDKQTGELSFEIEEFASTWSGPKPYRSFEECVLEAKQEYESWLEQVYTGIERDSMSTEGVAMAAYVNGSGIVRPSGLLKRPAMLMSKNHMTNVWSWDHCFNAIALAPHDIKLAWDQFMLPFDHQEGVGMLPDLINDGFALPNFTKPPIHGWALSKLWELAPDFVEEQLPGLYGPLCQWTRWWLTYRDEGGLGLPYYIHGNDSGWDNATIFRLGGPVRSPDLAAFLSVQMETLERIARKIGLQEEAEQWAEQRKLLVTRMLDQFWKDGKFTALHVETGETVEADSLILYLPLILGEALPDEVIHILTKDLSQEGRYLTDYGLATERVDSPRYRSDGYWRGPIWAPSTLLVIEGLDRSGKKELAREVARRFCRMVEKTGMAENFDAMTGRGLRDLAYTWTSSVYLILLRQYGAVLK from the coding sequence ATGAGTATTTCACAACAACAAGAGCTTACGATAAATCTTGAGGCGATGCCCTTCAGCCGCCAAGGCTCCTATCTGGCATTGGGTCAACCGCCGTACTTCATGGACATTGAGCCTGGACTTTATTTCCGAACGCTTCGCGGCGGCAACTTTGATCTTCCCCGCCGTGAAGTATTCCGTATCCAATTGGTGACGGACGGTGAGGTGCTGGGCGATGTCAGCATGGTTGCATCTCCTGCCGTATTAACCATGGAACACGAGAAGGGATCGGCCAGCTTCTGCTGGTCCGATCTCGATACCCTGCGCGTGAGAGGCGCCGGTGTTGGCGTTCGTCTCGTTAAGGCAACGACGGGAAGCTACGACTTTGTATACGGATTTGGGGGAGAACGCTGCTTCATTAACGCTTCCACTCAGCGAATGAATTATCGTGTCGAAGCGCTGTCCGGTCATTTGCATATCATGTCTGTCTGGGAGGAAGTAAAAAGCACGGATATTGTGCTGGAGCTTGCACCGGATAAACAAACGGGCGAGCTTTCCTTTGAAATCGAGGAATTTGCTTCGACATGGAGCGGGCCTAAGCCTTATCGGTCGTTTGAGGAATGCGTGCTGGAGGCGAAGCAGGAATACGAGTCTTGGCTCGAGCAGGTCTATACCGGGATAGAGCGTGACAGCATGTCAACGGAGGGAGTAGCGATGGCGGCTTACGTGAATGGTTCTGGAATAGTACGGCCATCGGGTCTGCTAAAGCGTCCAGCCATGCTCATGTCCAAAAACCATATGACCAACGTATGGAGCTGGGATCATTGCTTTAATGCCATTGCGCTTGCTCCGCATGATATAAAGCTTGCATGGGATCAGTTCATGCTGCCGTTTGATCATCAGGAGGGCGTTGGCATGCTTCCGGATTTGATTAATGACGGATTCGCTCTGCCGAACTTTACGAAGCCGCCTATCCATGGCTGGGCATTATCGAAGCTATGGGAGCTTGCGCCTGATTTCGTTGAAGAGCAGCTGCCTGGACTCTATGGACCTCTCTGTCAATGGACGCGCTGGTGGCTCACCTATCGGGATGAAGGCGGTCTAGGCTTGCCTTATTATATTCATGGCAACGACAGCGGCTGGGACAATGCGACGATATTCCGTCTAGGCGGGCCGGTTCGTTCTCCCGATCTTGCTGCTTTTCTATCCGTACAGATGGAGACATTGGAGCGGATCGCAAGGAAGATCGGGCTTCAGGAAGAAGCGGAGCAATGGGCCGAGCAGCGTAAGCTTCTCGTAACGCGTATGCTCGATCAATTCTGGAAGGACGGCAAATTTACGGCTCTCCATGTGGAAACGGGGGAGACCGTCGAGGCAGACAGCCTGATTCTGTATTTACCTTTAATCTTAGGCGAAGCGCTGCCTGATGAGGTTATTCATATCTTGACGAAAGATTTGAGCCAGGAAGGCCGTTATTTGACGGATTACGGATTGGCTACCGAGCGGGTTGACAGTCCAAGATACCGGAGCGACGGTTATTGGCGCGGCCCGATCTGGGCGCCTTCCACATTGCTGGTTATCGAAGGGCTGGACCGCTCGGGTAAGAAGGAGCTTGCGCGTGAGGTGGCGCGGAGGTTCTGCCGTATGGTAGAGAAGACAGGCATGGCGGAGAATTTCGATGCGATGACGGGCCGTGGACTGCGGGATTTGGCCTATACCTGGACATCAAGCGTGTATCTCATTTTGCTTCGCCAATATGGAGCTGTTCTGAAGTAA
- a CDS encoding S-layer homology domain-containing protein has translation MFRMLLAMVIALGLTSAPRAEANAPALPAVTAAPSVQGELVNVTIKGSGVGHLYGVQLQIAYDATALEFVSAKPRYFEYASQRQVNTDAYDLLDTAGAPVGFQLVTAEDGNIDYLASQVKQGATVSDNSAVLDLQFKALHAGTATVSVVKSKLMKLLQDKPEEITGATLSLSLGGSETEHSGSGSIITSSTPASDFVAAITSIVKNGSLSKEQKIEQVKAYIGAHLPALAVYQVPANNISGGGSAPVLASVNGQALQGAVNTYADLLKQLKLLAATAGINDPWPSVFHIQLPPTVQAESVQVELPAGALITMKQAGLALLIDTSTGSMSVKTDAFLLPANATVFTFTFNKLAGAAGTGISVALQADAKQSGTVPLPGPVQLSFPYTLKPGEKGDRVIIVQLKEDGSEVPVVNSWYDAVSGQMVFRTLEAGSFIIKSASSSFSDMQDHWSKNAVEQLADRGVLKGKAGNRFDPQGDVTREEFAAMLVRAFALTAGSGAAGHPFKDVDEGSWSADAIQIAYSLGIVNGTSPTSFHPQQLITREELAVMLYKAAQAAQLLLPSANAPKVSDLSQASAFATESLNQLLQSGIMQGDGKGAVHPRTSATRAESAMMIYKAIKLFREGANWLQ, from the coding sequence ATGTTTCGTATGCTGCTTGCTATGGTTATTGCGCTGGGACTAACTTCGGCTCCAAGGGCCGAGGCGAACGCTCCGGCATTGCCAGCGGTTACCGCAGCCCCGTCGGTACAAGGGGAACTGGTGAACGTAACGATTAAGGGCAGCGGGGTCGGCCATTTATACGGAGTACAGCTGCAAATCGCATACGATGCGACGGCGCTTGAATTTGTTTCGGCAAAGCCGCGTTATTTCGAATATGCATCGCAGCGTCAGGTGAATACGGATGCGTATGATTTACTCGATACGGCTGGTGCCCCGGTGGGATTCCAGCTGGTAACGGCAGAAGACGGGAATATCGACTACCTTGCAAGCCAAGTCAAGCAAGGTGCTACCGTTTCCGACAATTCAGCAGTGCTTGATTTACAGTTCAAGGCGTTGCATGCGGGTACAGCAACGGTATCGGTTGTGAAAAGCAAACTGATGAAGCTGCTTCAAGACAAGCCTGAAGAGATCACGGGCGCAACGCTTTCGCTGTCATTAGGCGGAAGCGAGACAGAGCATAGCGGCAGCGGGTCGATTATTACGTCTTCCACTCCCGCCAGCGATTTTGTGGCTGCCATAACATCTATTGTCAAGAACGGCTCGTTAAGCAAGGAACAGAAGATCGAACAAGTGAAGGCTTATATCGGCGCACATCTTCCGGCACTGGCTGTCTATCAGGTTCCAGCCAATAACATCTCCGGCGGCGGCTCTGCTCCGGTACTTGCAAGCGTAAACGGGCAGGCGCTTCAGGGTGCGGTTAACACGTATGCGGATCTCTTAAAGCAATTGAAGCTGCTAGCAGCAACGGCAGGGATAAATGATCCATGGCCTAGCGTATTCCACATCCAATTGCCGCCAACTGTCCAAGCGGAAAGTGTTCAAGTCGAGCTGCCGGCTGGCGCTCTGATCACGATGAAGCAAGCTGGACTTGCGCTGCTCATCGACACGTCTACCGGAAGCATGAGTGTGAAAACGGACGCGTTCTTGCTGCCGGCCAATGCGACAGTGTTTACCTTTACGTTTAATAAACTGGCAGGAGCTGCAGGAACAGGAATTAGCGTAGCTCTGCAGGCGGATGCCAAGCAATCCGGGACTGTTCCTCTCCCTGGTCCGGTACAGTTAAGCTTCCCGTATACGCTGAAGCCTGGCGAGAAAGGGGATCGTGTCATTATTGTTCAGCTCAAGGAAGACGGCAGCGAAGTGCCAGTCGTGAACAGCTGGTACGATGCGGTCTCCGGTCAAATGGTGTTCAGAACCTTAGAGGCGGGGTCATTTATCATAAAATCGGCTTCTTCTTCCTTCTCCGATATGCAAGACCATTGGTCGAAGAATGCGGTTGAACAGCTGGCGGACCGAGGTGTTCTTAAAGGCAAAGCGGGCAATCGATTCGATCCGCAGGGGGACGTGACGCGGGAAGAATTCGCGGCCATGCTTGTCAGAGCATTTGCACTGACGGCTGGTTCCGGTGCTGCCGGCCATCCGTTTAAGGATGTTGACGAAGGAAGCTGGTCGGCCGATGCGATTCAAATTGCTTATTCACTTGGCATCGTGAACGGCACCAGCCCGACCTCCTTCCATCCGCAGCAGCTGATTACGCGCGAGGAGCTTGCGGTCATGCTGTACAAGGCCGCGCAGGCGGCGCAATTGCTGCTGCCAAGCGCTAATGCGCCTAAGGTAAGCGATCTGTCCCAAGCATCCGCATTTGCAACGGAAAGTTTAAATCAATTGCTTCAATCAGGTATTATGCAGGGCGATGGCAAAGGAGCCGTCCATCCGCGCACGTCGGCAACACGCGCGGAGTCCGCGATGATGATCTATAAAGCCATCAAGTTATTCAGGGAAGGTGCGAATTGGCTGCAATGA
- a CDS encoding VPS10 domain-containing protein, with protein MKWRIGKKKGFASGLLALILLFTMAWPVSAESWVNIPFATESALNAGNIGGDGTQWLQGLAVDSKDGQFLVFTTDVGGVYRSLDGGDHWEAANIGLKSRGGSTVVIDPNNENRVLMAGGNSMANDANGLYLSENKAGSWSQVFGARIVAYRDYRTQLAFDPSSYDDSIGGSAVVYWSRAAWEVNPYQNPEIHPAIYKSIDGGHTWAELPNTSAYAGGQIAVHPTKGYVYSARNDGFYKSVDGGATYTLKEAGDIKSMSVVSSREDNVYINKNDGLYVSSDSGESFQKVESTSFPTWNPMYLQVNPVNPDRMMICNNVMDKQDGFTEGDPWFSTKTYYTTDGGVTWTESIKDNTYHFGPFNARQQIYAWHPTDEKKAWAFGGDWMTTTTDGGAHFAWANNGYGGVMIGGSFNFNLDNPDLLFVASQDYNGGLTVNGGTSWKYVNFSDWEWGGWGYGAYAVTEDVLIVARKYWDGTKDIAVSRDGGKSFNQVDLGKDANGGQIHLQGLETAYADPTNDQILFVHEYRSSDQGRTWKRMIGANGVLTSNPGGDHELYGAKGRKVVVSRDHGLSWNTVATFPQDVRDVAYDQDRNVVYAATWDGLYSYNLTAKTMTDLKPSVPVDQYGMQRFSTVAVDPVDPSIVYTGGPANTYMSDAAVLRSKDAGQSWEVINRNDRNSVIDSGPVGARETSWIRVNPKTRYAFVAGQCYGFWKIAPPGSPDETEGLALNAYSGSGEATLDWYGNGSTTLGDLMNVAKNVDNNSDSRIKDAYDVNGDRLIDGKDLYILSRRVEDSQDKPLSTYSVERQDAPGGAFVEIAGQLTDTSYVDNGLTNGAAYAYRVVEHNSGEEQSATVIAKVTPSNAAPSYLTVTGESDRIRLYWEKKSGNYNVYRKAEGDADWTLLATAIEDNRYEDLQAEKGVDYAYTVTAVSSANPEVESPKSEERTARLYVAGEVTEISPYITQYSQNFDDNTAENWNLSSSMILDGGQLKSSQQGYERAYYSGGLLPETFDYRVTVTRGGGGDLNRAQIVFNRQDDDNYYMLDLTPSETLFMKVKDGAVTKLGGTAYTNPEWTPVEYTVKRNSGDQYTIIAKKDGIAKLLFNNVTDSDFIGGYAGAGATWSFSSFDNVSIGPVTENEATIDTIVTYNQSFEGTVDNWDLGAMNVADGKLKVNNFGGGTTALYTGAIVDGEMTYSASLMLGGGGSANLGRMLFYMQDAGNGYAFQITKDTAKLLKLQDGNTTVLAEVDHPKDEWATLTYKITSDGAGNLQVDTMDAGGAVTILTAADSTFTRGYIGVSHEYSAFEVDDIHVRTPRSEQQENAGLKLEVWTNIDGESIDQIPLDTAPNRTDVIENFDAPRGQGDDYGIRISGYLKPAVSGTYKFYMASDDHGQLWLSTDSDPANKTKIAFLNYWANPYEWQKYPGDQITSDIYLEAGHSYYVEGLMKQDGGGDHYEVAWTGPEFADPTIISNEYLSLIP; from the coding sequence ATGAAATGGAGAATAGGAAAGAAAAAGGGATTCGCCAGCGGCCTGCTTGCACTTATCCTGTTATTCACAATGGCTTGGCCGGTATCAGCAGAATCCTGGGTAAATATTCCGTTTGCTACGGAATCTGCGTTGAATGCAGGGAATATCGGCGGGGATGGTACGCAGTGGCTGCAAGGACTAGCCGTAGATTCCAAGGACGGACAATTTCTGGTATTCACAACGGATGTAGGAGGAGTCTACCGCAGTCTGGATGGCGGAGATCATTGGGAGGCCGCGAATATCGGGCTGAAGTCGCGCGGCGGCAGTACGGTTGTTATCGATCCGAACAATGAGAATAGAGTATTGATGGCAGGCGGCAATTCCATGGCTAATGATGCCAACGGACTTTATTTGTCGGAGAATAAAGCAGGCAGCTGGAGCCAGGTATTCGGGGCAAGAATTGTAGCCTACCGGGATTACCGGACGCAGCTTGCCTTTGACCCATCTAGTTATGACGATTCTATTGGAGGCAGCGCGGTCGTCTACTGGAGCAGGGCAGCATGGGAAGTGAATCCTTATCAGAATCCAGAGATCCACCCTGCTATCTATAAGTCGATAGACGGGGGCCATACATGGGCAGAGCTGCCTAACACGAGTGCTTATGCAGGTGGTCAAATTGCGGTTCATCCGACCAAAGGCTATGTGTATTCAGCTCGTAATGACGGCTTCTATAAGAGTGTAGATGGCGGGGCTACCTACACGCTTAAGGAAGCTGGCGATATTAAGAGCATGAGTGTGGTGAGTTCACGAGAGGATAATGTTTATATCAATAAGAACGACGGCTTATACGTATCCTCGGACAGCGGGGAATCATTCCAGAAGGTAGAGTCGACATCGTTCCCAACCTGGAATCCAATGTACTTGCAGGTCAACCCTGTTAATCCGGATCGTATGATGATCTGCAACAATGTTATGGATAAGCAGGATGGCTTCACGGAGGGTGATCCATGGTTCTCGACCAAGACGTATTATACGACGGACGGCGGAGTAACGTGGACCGAATCGATCAAAGACAATACCTATCACTTTGGTCCGTTTAATGCCCGCCAGCAGATCTATGCCTGGCATCCAACAGATGAGAAGAAGGCGTGGGCATTCGGCGGAGACTGGATGACGACAACGACAGATGGCGGAGCTCATTTTGCATGGGCGAATAACGGCTACGGCGGGGTTATGATCGGCGGTTCATTCAATTTTAATCTCGATAATCCGGACTTGCTCTTCGTTGCCTCGCAGGATTACAACGGAGGGCTGACCGTTAATGGAGGAACGAGCTGGAAATATGTCAATTTCAGCGACTGGGAATGGGGCGGCTGGGGATATGGCGCCTATGCGGTAACGGAGGATGTACTGATTGTTGCCCGCAAATATTGGGACGGCACGAAGGATATTGCCGTAAGCCGCGATGGCGGCAAGTCCTTTAACCAAGTCGATCTTGGGAAAGATGCGAATGGCGGGCAGATTCATCTGCAAGGTTTAGAAACCGCTTACGCGGATCCAACGAATGATCAGATCTTATTTGTACATGAGTATCGAAGCAGCGATCAAGGAAGAACATGGAAGCGCATGATTGGTGCAAACGGAGTATTAACCTCCAATCCTGGAGGCGATCATGAGCTTTATGGTGCTAAAGGACGTAAAGTCGTCGTGTCACGTGATCATGGCTTGTCCTGGAATACGGTGGCCACATTCCCTCAGGATGTGAGAGATGTCGCCTACGATCAAGACCGAAACGTCGTCTATGCTGCAACTTGGGACGGATTATATTCTTATAATCTCACTGCCAAGACAATGACGGATCTGAAGCCTTCCGTACCAGTCGATCAATACGGCATGCAGCGGTTCTCCACCGTGGCGGTTGATCCGGTTGACCCTTCTATTGTCTATACGGGCGGACCGGCTAATACGTATATGTCGGATGCGGCGGTCCTTCGTTCCAAGGATGCAGGGCAGTCCTGGGAAGTAATCAACCGGAATGACCGCAACAGCGTAATTGACTCTGGCCCAGTTGGGGCGCGTGAAACAAGCTGGATTCGCGTTAATCCGAAGACGAGATATGCTTTTGTCGCTGGACAGTGCTACGGTTTCTGGAAGATAGCCCCTCCAGGAAGTCCAGATGAGACGGAAGGTCTCGCATTAAACGCCTATTCGGGTTCAGGTGAGGCGACACTCGACTGGTATGGTAACGGTTCAACAACGTTAGGTGACCTGATGAATGTGGCTAAGAATGTCGACAACAATAGCGATTCACGTATAAAAGATGCTTATGATGTGAATGGCGACCGGTTGATTGACGGCAAAGATCTGTACATTTTATCAAGAAGAGTGGAAGATTCGCAGGATAAGCCATTATCTACCTACTCCGTCGAAAGGCAAGATGCGCCGGGCGGTGCATTCGTGGAGATAGCTGGTCAGTTGACAGACACCTCCTATGTTGATAACGGATTAACGAACGGTGCAGCGTATGCTTATCGGGTAGTGGAGCATAACAGCGGAGAAGAGCAGTCTGCGACTGTCATTGCCAAGGTGACGCCGTCTAATGCCGCTCCATCATACTTGACCGTAACTGGCGAAAGTGACCGGATCCGCTTGTACTGGGAGAAGAAATCCGGCAATTATAATGTCTATCGCAAGGCCGAGGGGGATGCGGATTGGACGCTCCTGGCAACGGCAATTGAAGATAACCGCTATGAAGATCTTCAGGCGGAAAAAGGTGTGGACTATGCGTATACGGTTACAGCCGTATCTTCTGCCAATCCGGAAGTGGAATCGCCAAAGTCAGAAGAACGGACGGCTCGTTTATACGTGGCAGGAGAAGTAACGGAGATCTCCCCGTATATCACGCAGTATTCGCAGAACTTCGATGACAATACCGCAGAGAACTGGAACTTGTCGTCGTCAATGATACTGGATGGAGGACAACTGAAGAGCAGTCAGCAAGGCTATGAACGCGCTTACTACTCGGGTGGTCTGCTGCCAGAAACCTTCGACTACCGTGTAACGGTTACACGTGGTGGAGGCGGTGATCTCAATCGCGCCCAGATCGTGTTCAACAGGCAGGACGACGATAACTATTACATGCTGGACCTGACCCCTTCCGAGACCCTCTTCATGAAAGTGAAGGACGGTGCTGTGACGAAGCTGGGAGGAACAGCCTATACCAATCCGGAGTGGACGCCGGTAGAGTATACCGTTAAACGCAATAGCGGAGATCAGTATACGATAATCGCCAAGAAGGACGGTATCGCCAAGCTTCTATTTAATAATGTAACGGATTCCGATTTCATTGGCGGATATGCGGGTGCAGGCGCGACATGGAGCTTCTCGTCGTTTGACAATGTCAGCATTGGACCGGTTACGGAGAATGAGGCAACAATTGATACGATCGTTACTTATAATCAATCCTTCGAAGGAACTGTTGATAATTGGGATCTTGGAGCCATGAACGTTGCAGACGGCAAGCTGAAGGTGAACAACTTCGGCGGAGGCACAACAGCGCTCTATACAGGGGCTATTGTCGACGGAGAGATGACGTACTCGGCATCTCTGATGCTAGGCGGAGGCGGCTCGGCTAACTTGGGCCGAATGCTGTTCTATATGCAGGATGCCGGCAACGGTTATGCATTCCAGATTACGAAGGATACAGCCAAGCTGCTGAAGCTTCAGGACGGCAATACGACCGTATTGGCAGAGGTCGATCATCCGAAGGACGAGTGGGCAACATTAACTTACAAAATCACATCCGATGGAGCTGGCAATCTTCAAGTCGACACGATGGATGCAGGAGGTGCTGTGACGATCTTGACCGCTGCCGATTCAACTTTTACGCGTGGTTACATCGGGGTGTCTCATGAATACAGCGCATTTGAAGTCGATGATATTCATGTTCGCACGCCTCGTTCGGAGCAGCAGGAGAACGCTGGCTTGAAGCTTGAAGTATGGACCAATATCGACGGAGAATCGATTGATCAGATTCCACTGGACACCGCACCTAACCGCACAGACGTTATCGAGAATTTCGATGCGCCCCGCGGTCAAGGCGATGATTACGGCATTCGCATAAGCGGTTATTTGAAGCCTGCCGTATCCGGCACTTACAAGTTCTATATGGCTAGTGACGATCATGGACAGCTATGGCTCAGCACGGACAGCGATCCAGCCAACAAGACGAAGATTGCCTTTCTTAATTATTGGGCTAATCCCTATGAGTGGCAGAAGTACCCTGGAGATCAGATTACGTCCGACATCTATCTCGAAGCAGGCCACTCCTATTATGTAGAAGGTTTAATGAAGCAGGACGGCGGCGGAGATCATTACGAGGTGGCATGGACAGGACCTGAATTTGCTGATCCGACGATTATTTCGAATGAATATCTATCCCTTATTCCTTAG